One region of Marivirga arenosa genomic DNA includes:
- a CDS encoding NADPH-dependent FMN reductase, with protein MITIISGTNRNNSVSAQVAKLYKKLLDEKQIESNIIDLADLPKDFVYTALYDNNGKNPEFNEFLTQLKASKKYVFVIPEYNGSFPGVLKAFIDGMEYPNSFQNKKCALVGISSGMQGAGLALSHMTDIFNYLGMHVLALKLKLARIEKNFNGEEVTDKLYSELLEEQVEKLIEF; from the coding sequence ATGATAACGATAATCTCTGGTACTAATAGGAATAATTCTGTTTCAGCTCAAGTAGCTAAACTTTACAAAAAGTTATTAGATGAGAAACAAATAGAGTCAAATATTATTGATTTAGCTGATTTACCTAAAGATTTTGTATACACCGCTCTTTATGATAATAATGGTAAAAACCCCGAATTCAATGAATTCTTGACTCAACTGAAAGCCTCTAAGAAATATGTATTCGTAATTCCTGAGTATAATGGCTCATTTCCTGGGGTTTTAAAAGCTTTTATTGATGGGATGGAGTATCCTAATAGCTTTCAGAATAAAAAATGTGCATTGGTTGGGATTTCATCTGGCATGCAAGGTGCCGGCTTGGCTTTAAGTCATATGACAGATATTTTTAACTATTTAGGAATGCATGTTTTAGCATTGAAATTAAAACTTGCCAGAATTGAAAAAAACTTTAACGGTGAAGAAGTTACTGATAAACTTTACAGTGAATTGCTAGAAGAGCAGGTAGAGAAGTTGATTGAGTTTTAA
- the frr gene encoding ribosome recycling factor, whose protein sequence is MEEIDLVLEEAKELMEKAIQHTKSELQKIRAGKASPSMLDGLMVDYYNNDTPINQVASISTPDARSIIIKPWEKNVIGEIERAIINSDLGFTPQNDGEIVRINIPPLTEERRISLTKQAKTEAEDGKISIRNARKDANDQLKQLQKEGISEDDVKRGEEKVQNLTNEFTKKIDDILEHKEKEIMTV, encoded by the coding sequence ATGGAAGAAATAGACTTAGTATTAGAAGAAGCAAAAGAGCTGATGGAAAAAGCCATTCAGCATACTAAAAGTGAATTACAAAAAATCAGAGCAGGAAAAGCTTCCCCTTCAATGCTTGATGGATTAATGGTAGATTATTATAATAATGACACACCCATTAATCAAGTCGCTTCAATTAGTACTCCCGATGCTCGATCTATCATAATAAAGCCTTGGGAAAAAAATGTGATTGGTGAAATTGAGCGCGCAATAATTAATAGTGATCTTGGGTTCACACCTCAAAATGATGGTGAAATTGTTAGAATTAATATTCCACCGCTAACAGAGGAGAGAAGAATTTCTTTAACAAAACAAGCTAAAACCGAAGCAGAAGATGGGAAAATTTCTATTCGGAACGCAAGAAAAGATGCTAATGATCAATTAAAGCAACTCCAAAAGGAAGGGATATCGGAAGATGATGTAAAAAGAGGCGAAGAAAAAGTACAGAATTTAACTAATGAGTTCACTAAGAAAATAGATGATATCTTAGAGCATAAGGAAAAAGAAATAATGACGGTTTAG
- the pyrH gene encoding UMP kinase yields MKFKRILLKLSGESLMGDEGYGIDSKRLNQYAQEIKKIHDQGVEIAIVIGGGNIFRGIQAESAGIDRVQGDYMGMLATVINGMAVQGVLENHGMFTRLMSGINMEQVCEPFIRRRAIRHLEKGRVVIFGAGIGNPYFTTDSTASLRAIEIEADVVLKGTRVDGVYTADPEKDADATRYSNITFQEVYEKGLNVMDMTAFTLCQENNLPIIVFDMNKEGNLYDLINGENVGTLINSQN; encoded by the coding sequence ATGAAATTCAAACGTATTCTATTAAAATTGAGTGGGGAATCACTTATGGGTGATGAGGGTTATGGAATTGATTCTAAACGTTTAAATCAATATGCACAGGAAATCAAAAAAATTCATGACCAGGGAGTAGAAATCGCCATTGTAATTGGTGGAGGTAATATTTTTAGAGGAATACAAGCAGAATCAGCCGGAATAGATAGAGTTCAGGGTGATTATATGGGTATGTTAGCCACTGTTATTAATGGAATGGCCGTGCAAGGTGTGTTAGAAAACCATGGAATGTTTACTAGATTGATGTCGGGCATTAACATGGAGCAGGTTTGTGAGCCATTTATTAGAAGAAGAGCTATCAGACACTTAGAGAAAGGCAGAGTAGTTATATTTGGTGCTGGAATTGGAAATCCTTACTTTACTACTGACTCTACAGCTAGTTTAAGAGCAATTGAAATAGAAGCAGATGTGGTATTGAAAGGAACCAGAGTGGATGGAGTATATACAGCTGACCCTGAAAAAGATGCTGATGCAACTCGATATTCAAATATCACTTTTCAAGAAGTTTATGAAAAGGGTTTAAATGTGATGGATATGACAGCCTTTACGTTATGTCAAGAGAACAATTTACCTATTATTGTATTTGACATGAACAAAGAAGGTAATTTATATGACCTTATCAATGGTGAAAATGTTGGAACATTGATAAATTCCCAAAATTAA
- a CDS encoding acetyl-CoA carboxylase biotin carboxyl carrier protein subunit yields MYEIKFNQSEKEYKLSTKEGDIFIEDEKVNWDISKTDHQSFHIIYKNKTFTAHVDEIDYDNKTFKLQLNGKVVELELKDKMDLLLEEMGISDMDSNQVNDVKAPMPGLIIDIMVAPGDEVKKGDPLLILEAMKMENVIKAEGDGTISEIKANKGDSVEKNQLIIQF; encoded by the coding sequence ATGTACGAGATCAAATTCAATCAATCTGAAAAAGAATATAAGCTTTCAACCAAAGAAGGCGATATATTTATAGAAGATGAAAAAGTAAACTGGGATATCAGTAAAACAGATCATCAATCATTTCATATTATATATAAGAACAAGACTTTCACAGCCCATGTAGATGAAATAGACTACGATAATAAAACATTCAAATTGCAATTGAATGGGAAAGTAGTTGAGCTTGAACTGAAAGATAAGATGGATCTTTTATTAGAAGAGATGGGGATTAGCGATATGGATTCTAATCAAGTAAATGATGTGAAAGCACCGATGCCAGGATTAATTATAGATATTATGGTGGCTCCTGGAGATGAGGTAAAAAAAGGTGATCCGCTGTTAATTCTAGAAGCTATGAAAATGGAAAATGTGATTAAGGCTGAAGGAGATGGTACTATATCTGAAATTAAAGCCAATAAAGGCGATAGCGTAGAAAAAAATCAATTGATCATCCAATTCTAA
- the tuf gene encoding elongation factor Tu — protein MAKETFDRSKPHVNIGTIGHVDHGKTTLTAAICKVLSDKGFADARDFSSIDNAPEEKERGITINSSHVEYATENRHYAHVDCPGHADYVKNMVTGAAQMDGAILVVAATDGPMPQTREHILLARQVGVPAVVAFLNKVDLVDDAELLELVEMEVRELLSFYEFPGDDLPVVQGSALGALNGEAEWVAKIDELMQAVDDYIPLPERLTDKDFLMPVEDVFSITGRGTVATGRIERGVINSGDPVDLIGMGAEGLKSTVTGVEMFRKILDRGEAGDNVGLLLRGIEKAQIKRGMIICKPGSVTPHAHFKAEVYVLSKDEGGRHTPFFNKYRPQFYLRTTDVTGEIMLPENVEMVMPGDNVTIEVNLINKVACEKGLRFAIREGGRTVGAGQVTEILD, from the coding sequence ATGGCTAAAGAAACCTTTGACCGTTCGAAACCACACGTGAATATCGGTACTATCGGTCACGTGGATCATGGTAAAACTACATTAACTGCAGCAATCTGTAAAGTATTATCTGATAAAGGATTTGCTGATGCAAGAGATTTCTCTTCAATTGATAACGCACCTGAAGAGAAAGAAAGAGGTATTACAATTAACTCTTCACACGTTGAGTACGCTACAGAAAACCGTCACTATGCTCACGTTGACTGTCCAGGTCACGCGGATTACGTGAAAAACATGGTTACTGGTGCTGCTCAAATGGATGGAGCTATCTTAGTAGTTGCTGCTACTGATGGTCCAATGCCACAAACACGTGAGCACATCCTTTTAGCTCGTCAGGTAGGTGTTCCTGCTGTTGTTGCTTTCTTAAACAAAGTTGACTTAGTAGATGATGCTGAATTATTAGAATTAGTAGAGATGGAAGTTAGAGAATTACTTTCTTTCTATGAATTCCCAGGTGATGATTTACCAGTTGTACAAGGATCTGCTTTAGGTGCTTTAAATGGTGAAGCCGAGTGGGTTGCTAAAATTGATGAGTTAATGCAAGCTGTTGATGATTATATTCCATTACCAGAGCGTTTAACTGACAAAGATTTCTTAATGCCTGTTGAGGACGTATTCTCTATTACTGGTCGTGGTACTGTTGCTACTGGTAGAATCGAGAGAGGTGTTATCAACTCAGGTGATCCTGTAGACTTAATCGGTATGGGAGCTGAAGGATTGAAATCAACTGTTACTGGTGTTGAGATGTTCCGTAAAATTTTAGATAGAGGTGAAGCTGGTGATAACGTAGGTCTTTTATTAAGAGGTATTGAGAAAGCTCAAATTAAAAGAGGTATGATTATCTGTAAACCAGGTTCTGTAACGCCACACGCGCATTTCAAAGCTGAGGTTTACGTATTGTCTAAAGACGAAGGTGGACGTCATACTCCTTTCTTTAACAAGTACCGTCCACAGTTCTATTTAAGAACAACTGACGTTACTGGTGAGATCATGCTTCCTGAAAACGTTGAAATGGTTATGCCAGGTGATAACGTTACAATTGAGGTAAACTTGATCAACAAAGTTGCTTGTGAAAAAGGTTTACGTTTCGCTATCCGTGAAGGTGGTAGAACTGTAGGTGCTGGTCAGGTAACTGAAATCTTAGACTAA
- the secE gene encoding preprotein translocase subunit SecE has protein sequence MQKLSLFLKESWSEMRYKVTWPTYSKLQNSSILVLVGALVFALLIGVIDLAFDNAMEWFYNAF, from the coding sequence ATGCAAAAACTTAGTTTATTCTTAAAAGAATCTTGGTCAGAAATGCGATATAAAGTAACATGGCCTACTTACAGCAAATTACAAAATAGTTCTATTTTGGTTTTGGTGGGAGCTTTAGTTTTTGCCCTTTTAATCGGTGTTATTGATTTGGCATTCGATAATGCAATGGAATGGTTTTATAATGCATTTTAG
- the nusG gene encoding transcription termination/antitermination protein NusG, with translation MSEYKWYVLRVISGQEKKIKTYLENEIARQKIEEFIPQILIPTEKVYEMRNGKKRVREKNFFPGYVFVSADITNGEAHHAITSIPGVIGFLGGQGDEKEPVPLRQNEVNRILGKVDETEEMDEKLSTPYIVGESVKVMDGPFSGFTGSVEEVFEERKKLNVMVKIFGRNTPVELNYMQVEKTE, from the coding sequence ATGTCAGAATATAAATGGTACGTTTTAAGAGTAATTAGTGGTCAAGAGAAGAAGATTAAAACTTATCTTGAGAATGAAATTGCTCGTCAAAAAATAGAAGAATTTATTCCTCAAATTCTTATCCCTACAGAAAAGGTATATGAAATGAGGAATGGTAAGAAACGTGTTAGAGAAAAGAATTTTTTTCCTGGTTACGTTTTTGTATCAGCTGACATTACTAATGGTGAAGCGCATCACGCCATTACAAGTATTCCTGGAGTAATAGGATTTCTTGGTGGGCAAGGTGATGAAAAAGAACCGGTTCCTTTAAGACAAAATGAAGTGAATCGAATTCTAGGGAAAGTAGATGAAACTGAAGAAATGGATGAAAAACTGAGCACTCCTTATATAGTTGGGGAATCAGTTAAAGTGATGGATGGACCATTCAGCGGATTTACTGGATCAGTTGAGGAGGTATTTGAAGAAAGAAAGAAACTTAATGTAATGGTTAAGATTTTTGGTCGAAATACTCCGGTGGAATTGAATTACATGCAAGTAGAAAAAACAGAATAG
- the rplK gene encoding 50S ribosomal protein L11 — MAKEISGYLKLQIKGGAANPSPPVGPALGSKGLNIMEFCKQFNGRTQDKAGQVLPVVITIYKDKSFDFVIKTPPAPVLLLEASKKKKGSAEPNRNKVGSVTWDQVKEIAETKMQDLNAFKIESAMRQVAGTARSMGIKVTGTAPWNS; from the coding sequence ATGGCTAAGGAAATAAGTGGATATCTGAAATTACAGATTAAAGGGGGAGCTGCCAATCCGTCACCTCCCGTAGGTCCTGCTTTAGGTAGTAAAGGACTTAACATTATGGAGTTCTGTAAGCAATTTAATGGAAGAACTCAGGACAAAGCTGGACAAGTATTGCCGGTAGTGATTACTATTTACAAAGACAAATCATTTGACTTTGTAATTAAAACTCCACCAGCTCCAGTACTTCTATTAGAAGCTTCTAAGAAGAAAAAGGGTTCTGCTGAGCCAAACCGTAACAAAGTTGGTTCTGTAACTTGGGATCAAGTTAAAGAAATCGCTGAAACAAAAATGCAAGACTTAAATGCATTCAAAATTGAGTCAGCTATGCGTCAGGTTGCAGGTACTGCGAGAAGCATGGGTATTAAAGTTACAGGAACTGCTCCTTGGAATTCTTAA
- the rplA gene encoding 50S ribosomal protein L1 has product MAKLTKNQKIAAEKVDSTKAYALDEASALVKEITTTKFDASVDLDIRLGVDPRKADQMVRGVVALPHGTGKDVKVLALVTPDKEQEAKDAGADYVGLDDYIKKIEGGWTDIDIIVTMPTVMAKVGRLGKVLGPRGLMPNPKSGTVTLDVGKAVQEVKSGKIDFKVDKFGIIHASIGKASFSKEKIAENANELIQTLAKLKPASSKGTYFMSMTMSSTMSKGISIDKNSIAGI; this is encoded by the coding sequence ATGGCAAAGCTTACTAAAAATCAAAAAATTGCAGCTGAAAAAGTTGATTCTACAAAAGCATACGCTTTAGATGAAGCTTCTGCATTAGTAAAAGAAATTACAACAACTAAGTTTGATGCGTCTGTTGACCTTGACATAAGATTAGGAGTTGACCCTCGTAAAGCTGATCAAATGGTTAGAGGTGTTGTTGCTCTTCCTCACGGAACAGGTAAAGATGTTAAAGTATTAGCTTTAGTTACTCCTGACAAAGAGCAGGAAGCTAAAGATGCAGGTGCTGATTACGTAGGTCTTGATGATTACATCAAAAAGATCGAAGGTGGTTGGACTGATATAGATATCATTGTAACTATGCCTACTGTTATGGCAAAAGTAGGTAGATTAGGTAAAGTACTAGGGCCAAGAGGTCTGATGCCAAATCCAAAGTCAGGAACTGTTACGCTTGACGTTGGAAAGGCGGTCCAAGAAGTAAAGTCAGGTAAAATTGATTTTAAAGTGGACAAGTTCGGGATTATTCACGCAAGTATCGGTAAAGCTTCCTTCTCGAAAGAGAAAATTGCTGAGAATGCGAATGAATTAATTCAGACTTTAGCGAAGCTGAAACCAGCTTCTTCTAAAGGTACGTATTTTATGAGCATGACCATGTCGTCTACGATGAGCAAGGGAATCTCTATTGACAAAAACTCTATAGCTGGAATTTAA
- the rplJ gene encoding 50S ribosomal protein L10, with protein sequence MTRKEKGQLIEELTGKFTENPHFYLADGSGMTVAETNAFRQLVFERGLEYKVVKNSLIQKALENQEEDYSAMFGSLKGFSGILFSPEVGNAPAKVIKEFHKKNDTEKPLLKAAAIDTDVYVGAEHLTPLSELKSKKDMLGDIVGLLQSPAKNVISALQSGGHTVSGLVKALEERAQ encoded by the coding sequence ATGACTAGAAAGGAAAAAGGACAACTTATAGAGGAACTAACAGGTAAATTCACGGAAAATCCGCATTTTTATCTGGCTGATGGTTCAGGAATGACTGTTGCAGAAACTAATGCCTTTAGACAACTTGTTTTTGAAAGAGGATTAGAATACAAAGTAGTAAAGAATTCCTTGATTCAGAAAGCATTGGAGAATCAAGAAGAAGATTACTCTGCAATGTTTGGATCATTAAAAGGTTTCTCAGGAATTTTATTTTCTCCTGAAGTAGGTAATGCACCTGCTAAGGTGATTAAAGAATTCCATAAGAAAAACGATACAGAAAAGCCTTTACTTAAAGCTGCTGCTATAGATACAGATGTTTACGTGGGTGCTGAGCACTTAACACCACTTAGCGAGCTTAAATCTAAGAAAGATATGCTTGGTGACATTGTTGGATTACTACAGTCACCTGCTAAGAATGTTATTTCTGCACTACAAAGCGGAGGACATACTGTTTCAGGATTAGTAAAAGCGCTTGAAGAAAGAGCACAATAA
- the rplL gene encoding 50S ribosomal protein L7/L12: MADIKAIGDQLVELTVKEVNELADYLKETHGIEPAAAAAPVMAAGGAGGGDAAEEKSSFDVILNSAGSAKLQVVKAVKELTGLGLKEAKELVDGAPKAVKEGVAKDEAEALKKQLEEAGAEVELK, translated from the coding sequence ATGGCTGATATCAAAGCAATTGGAGATCAATTAGTAGAATTAACAGTAAAAGAAGTTAATGAACTTGCTGATTACCTAAAAGAAACACACGGTATCGAACCTGCAGCAGCTGCAGCTCCTGTTATGGCAGCTGGTGGTGCTGGCGGAGGCGATGCAGCAGAAGAGAAATCATCTTTTGATGTAATCTTAAATTCTGCAGGATCTGCTAAATTACAAGTTGTTAAAGCAGTTAAAGAATTAACTGGTTTAGGCTTGAAAGAAGCAAAAGAATTAGTTGACGGTGCTCCTAAAGCTGTAAAAGAAGGAGTAGCTAAAGACGAAGCAGAGGCGCTTAAAAAGCAACTTGAAGAAGCTGGAGCAGAAGTAGAATTAAAGTAA